The following proteins come from a genomic window of Leptospira bandrabouensis:
- a CDS encoding DUF6544 family protein: protein MKNLNFKRKIVNVLSVLVLYMFLFSGCHNVQSSFESTVESDFNKQPLGKEKILRMADIKHMPSIVQKYLLYTGVIGKPQVQNIRIVFKELMYKNSKAQPLDSTSDQYNFFRYPSRHFFMKASMMGIPFRVLHSYSDEKATMLVRVASLFNAVDLAGENLSETETVTLLNDLCLFAPSALIQKNISWEKRDSLSVKVNFKNRKYNVSAILFFNQKGELVEFVSEDRSALQDDGSLRKVRWTTPVRDYREFHGVKVPTYGEAIWNYPEGDFTYGKFFLQKIEYNLKSFKKE from the coding sequence ATGAAAAATTTAAATTTTAAAAGAAAGATTGTGAATGTTTTATCTGTTTTGGTTTTGTATATGTTTTTGTTCTCTGGATGCCACAATGTCCAATCTTCATTCGAATCAACGGTTGAGTCTGATTTTAATAAACAACCGCTAGGTAAAGAAAAGATTCTGCGGATGGCTGATATAAAACATATGCCCTCAATTGTGCAAAAATATCTTTTATATACAGGTGTGATTGGGAAACCACAAGTACAGAATATACGAATTGTTTTTAAAGAATTGATGTATAAAAATTCCAAAGCACAACCTTTGGACTCTACTTCAGACCAATATAACTTTTTTAGATATCCATCTCGTCATTTTTTTATGAAGGCAAGTATGATGGGAATTCCTTTTCGAGTTTTGCATTCCTACTCAGATGAAAAGGCTACTATGTTGGTTCGAGTTGCTTCTTTGTTTAATGCCGTTGACTTGGCAGGCGAAAATCTTTCTGAAACAGAAACGGTAACACTGTTAAATGATCTTTGTTTGTTTGCTCCTTCAGCATTGATCCAAAAAAATATTAGTTGGGAAAAAAGAGATTCGTTATCAGTAAAAGTAAATTTTAAAAACAGGAAATACAATGTTTCTGCAATTCTTTTTTTTAATCAAAAAGGGGAACTTGTAGAATTTGTCTCAGAGGATCGTTCTGCATTACAAGATGATGGTAGTTTGCGAAAAGTCCGTTGGACCACTCCTGTCCGTGATTATAGAGAATTTCATGGCGTTAAGGTTCCTACGTATGGGGAAGCGATTTGGAATTATCCTGAAGGAGATTTTACTTACGGAAAATTCTTTTTACAAAAAATCGAATATAATCTAAAAAGTTTCAAAAAAGAATAG
- a CDS encoding LA_3751/LA_3752 family putative glycosyltransferase, with amino-acid sequence MLKRLGNMVILTVAISLLLLLIQLLIRVDSYFLSDPLVKMIQTMSLWKQGWATESILYPAKDMDPDFLLSPFNEGFVFLNNHRLIGQYPIALTFLYSLLGFLPFPILPYFNIIFLFVFLRLLTKNSIQFTTLILVSLGTVVFPLLIDFSENGPFILLTGYGYIFLMKAFLTDKKEDWILGNLFLGISLWFRLEGVLFFISIQIAIGFIHIFIKKEKILKSVHPVRYLLFAVILSLFLLWNTYSYSHPLGTRHLTNFGNSDRTIYDQLKIFLSMAFTFPRPNGWSLGFFLQSPIFIYSILKLRKTQIATNLNLLFHLLIVILYLLIAGLTSPNDGITLTGRYLVVIVFPLTFILNEQMNELKKNKWILYPIYTWMFLFSFLIIAIFYFSSIELKKLRKELKTFNSSLFVTTNELLSGGFGLELIDKKVICIRRDNLLDYFSTNLKKTSPKEFTILTIGKETNSNKEEKNLFNSLLVRSEQSGYNCVKEERTARILGRICTRKEN; translated from the coding sequence ATGCTAAAACGACTTGGAAATATGGTAATCCTTACCGTTGCAATTTCTTTACTATTACTTCTCATCCAATTGTTGATTCGAGTCGATAGTTACTTTCTTTCCGATCCTTTGGTGAAAATGATCCAAACCATGTCTCTTTGGAAACAAGGATGGGCAACCGAAAGCATTCTTTATCCAGCCAAAGATATGGACCCAGATTTTCTTTTAAGCCCATTCAACGAAGGATTCGTTTTTTTAAATAATCATAGATTGATTGGACAATATCCTATCGCACTCACCTTCCTCTATTCCTTGTTAGGATTTTTACCTTTTCCCATTCTTCCCTATTTTAATATTATATTTTTATTTGTTTTTTTAAGACTCCTTACCAAAAATTCGATTCAATTCACCACTCTCATTCTTGTATCTTTAGGAACGGTCGTTTTTCCCTTGTTAATCGATTTTTCTGAAAATGGCCCGTTCATCCTTCTTACAGGTTATGGCTATATCTTTTTAATGAAAGCATTTTTGACGGACAAAAAAGAGGATTGGATTTTAGGGAATTTATTTTTAGGAATTTCTTTATGGTTTAGATTGGAAGGTGTATTATTTTTTATTTCCATACAAATCGCAATTGGTTTCATACATATTTTTATTAAAAAAGAAAAGATCTTAAAAAGCGTTCATCCTGTTAGGTATCTTTTATTTGCCGTTATCTTATCTTTATTCCTACTCTGGAACACATATAGTTATTCACATCCATTAGGAACAAGACATCTTACGAATTTTGGAAACTCGGATAGAACTATCTATGATCAATTAAAAATTTTTCTATCCATGGCATTTACCTTTCCAAGACCCAATGGTTGGTCTTTAGGTTTTTTTCTTCAAAGTCCCATTTTTATTTACAGTATCCTAAAATTACGTAAAACCCAAATTGCCACGAATTTAAATCTTTTATTCCACCTGCTTATTGTAATCTTATATCTTCTCATTGCAGGTTTAACATCTCCTAACGATGGAATTACACTGACAGGAAGATATTTAGTAGTCATCGTATTTCCGCTTACCTTCATACTTAATGAACAAATGAATGAGTTAAAGAAAAACAAATGGATATTGTATCCAATTTATACATGGATGTTTTTATTTTCCTTTCTGATTATTGCGATTTTTTATTTTTCAAGCATTGAACTAAAAAAATTACGCAAAGAGTTAAAAACCTTCAACTCAAGTTTATTTGTTACAACAAACGAGTTACTTTCAGGTGGATTTGGATTAGAACTTATCGATAAAAAAGTAATTTGTATTCGGAGAGATAATTTGTTGGATTATTTTTCAACAAACCTTAAAAAAACATCTCCCAAGGAATTTACGATTTTAACCATTGGAAAAGAAACCAACAGCAATAAAGAAGAAAAAAATCTATTTAATTCTCTGTTGGTTCGTTCAGAACAATCTGGTTACAATTGCGTTAAGGAAGAACGTACTGCACGAATTTTAGGAAGGATTTGTACGAGAAAGGAAAACTAA
- a CDS encoding glycoside hydrolase family 15 protein, with translation MKNHKYNSGIIGNGSYIAHINTKAEIVWLCWPNFDSSPIFGSLLDKNCGHFSILPDSNIISTSQVYLENTNILRTEIVIETGSFAVLDFAPRYYQNGILHSKRNLYRKIIPITGDVKVKFQLNLTYSYGKEYLKPRVNSEGILYQTNDFQLHLTSNVSLNQILKENYFLLNQNIYLALFESIPTDILLGEYIESEFKKTKHYWQNWVKHCSIPIFAQKQQIRSALCLKLHQFQETGAIIASSTTSLPEAPLAGRNWDYRFCWLRDGFYTLLALTNLGQFEELEMYSQYISNLTPTAEGRYQPLYSIFGENFLEEKILELEGYLSNKPVRIGNSAYTHKQNDAYGQILLSLLPLYLDERIPEKNRFHNLGLVKNILEQIELTMEEPDAGLWEFRNFSQKHCYTYLFHWIGAKAAKEIALKLGRPDLIEKSEILMEQAATNIEKCYDDKLGCYTQAQGKKDLDASLLQLITLGYLDPKSEKAKSHIAAIEKTLKTENGFMYRYLHQDDFGKPETTFLVCTFWYIEALACMSRLEEAMKLFDFVCEHANHLGLFSEDIESKSGNQWGNFPQTYSHVGLVNAARKISQKKSDSLFW, from the coding sequence ATGAAAAATCATAAATACAATTCTGGAATTATCGGTAACGGAAGTTATATCGCTCATATTAACACAAAAGCGGAAATAGTTTGGCTCTGTTGGCCGAACTTTGATAGTTCTCCTATATTCGGTTCCTTATTGGACAAAAATTGCGGACATTTTTCGATACTCCCTGATTCGAATATCATTTCTACCTCACAAGTTTATTTAGAAAATACGAATATTTTAAGAACCGAAATTGTCATAGAAACTGGATCGTTTGCCGTCCTCGACTTTGCGCCTAGATATTATCAAAATGGAATCCTTCACAGCAAACGAAATTTATACAGAAAAATCATTCCAATTACGGGCGATGTAAAGGTAAAATTCCAATTAAACCTAACCTACAGCTATGGGAAAGAATATTTAAAACCTAGAGTGAATTCAGAGGGAATCTTATACCAAACAAACGATTTTCAATTACATCTCACATCCAATGTATCTCTCAATCAAATTCTAAAAGAAAACTATTTTTTATTAAACCAAAACATCTACTTGGCGTTATTTGAATCAATTCCCACAGATATATTGTTAGGTGAATATATTGAATCAGAATTCAAAAAAACAAAACACTACTGGCAAAATTGGGTAAAACATTGTTCCATTCCTATTTTCGCACAAAAACAACAAATTCGTTCAGCTCTTTGTTTAAAACTTCATCAATTCCAAGAAACAGGAGCGATCATTGCCTCCTCCACTACCAGTTTACCGGAAGCACCCTTGGCCGGCAGAAATTGGGATTACCGTTTTTGTTGGTTACGTGATGGATTTTATACATTATTAGCTCTCACCAACTTAGGTCAGTTTGAAGAATTAGAAATGTATTCTCAATACATTAGCAATTTAACACCTACAGCAGAAGGAAGATACCAACCACTATACAGTATTTTCGGAGAAAACTTTTTAGAAGAAAAAATCTTAGAATTAGAAGGTTATTTGAGTAATAAACCAGTAAGAATTGGAAATTCGGCTTATACACATAAACAAAATGATGCTTATGGACAAATTTTATTGTCACTTTTACCTTTATATTTAGATGAACGTATTCCAGAAAAAAACCGATTTCATAATCTTGGATTAGTTAAAAATATATTAGAACAGATTGAATTAACAATGGAGGAACCTGACGCAGGACTTTGGGAATTCCGAAATTTTTCGCAAAAACATTGTTATACGTATTTATTTCATTGGATAGGAGCAAAAGCCGCTAAAGAAATTGCTCTAAAATTAGGGAGACCTGATTTAATCGAAAAATCTGAAATCCTAATGGAACAAGCTGCGACAAATATTGAAAAATGTTACGATGATAAACTCGGCTGTTACACGCAAGCCCAAGGGAAAAAAGATTTAGATGCCAGTTTATTACAACTCATTACCCTAGGATATTTAGATCCAAAGTCAGAAAAGGCAAAATCTCATATCGCAGCCATCGAAAAAACATTAAAAACCGAAAACGGTTTTATGTACAGATACCTTCACCAAGATGACTTTGGCAAACCAGAAACAACTTTTTTAGTTTGTACATTTTGGTATATTGAAGCTCTAGCTTGCATGAGCAGGCTAGAAGAAGCTATGAAACTTTTTGATTTTGTCTGTGAACATGCAAATCATCTTGGGCTCTTTAGCGAAGATATTGAATCTAAATCGGGAAACCAATGGGGAAATTTCCCCCAGACCTATAGCCATGTGGGCCTAGTGAACGCCGCAAGGAAAATTTCACAAAAAAAATCTGATAGTCTATTTTGGTAA
- a CDS encoding bifunctional alpha,alpha-trehalose-phosphate synthase (UDP-forming)/trehalose-phosphatase: MRLILVSNRLPVQWDGTPNVGGLATGLSSFLSHWKSLGNEVVWVGWPGKSIPEKEQKSYAKKMREEHGTIPVFLKQKLADSFYNGFCNKTLWPLFHYFTAHCEYSDTTFDSYEEANYEFAKTVETIYEPGDWVWVHDYHLFLLPGILRNLFPNITLSFFLHIPFPTFEIFRLLPERFRTKILTGVLGADLIGFHTQSYTQYFLRSLLRCLGIENERGIIYYKNHLTKTGAYPMGINVENFIQYSNSKECDTIANEINKNHKNLKQILSVDRLDYTKGVLQRLNAFELFLKQNPNWLKKCKFVLVLVPSRTDVSSYQSMKKAIDEKVGAINGSFGTLDWTPILYQYKGFPFEELVPLYKNTHVMLVTPFRDGMNLVAKEFLVSQNCGMLVLSEMAGASAELPEAILVNPNDLNGMAIAIREAIEMEEKEIHFRNQIMINRLSENSVMEWAKKIFTDTEEHAKKNLTFQTKSIPPSSQLLLPNNNHPIFIIFDYDGTLVPFESLPHLAVPKKELLESLETLLKIPTISLAIISGRDRKFLETHFQTLPIHLVAEHGAWHRAPYGEKWNSLFTSNLDWKEQIKSHLDEFTKRVPGSFTEEKEFSLVWHFRNADPDIGLNAAREMLDELSQISSNTGFFVQRGNKIIEVREYGTGKGKAAKQILPNAELYVYVFGDDTTDEDMFRELPDSAISVKIGKSETIAKYRFNQPAEVQIWIHNLISHLTRNTNEKS, translated from the coding sequence ATGAGACTGATCCTCGTATCCAACAGGTTGCCAGTCCAGTGGGATGGGACTCCCAATGTGGGAGGTCTTGCAACAGGACTTTCCAGTTTTCTTTCTCACTGGAAATCATTAGGGAATGAAGTGGTTTGGGTGGGCTGGCCCGGAAAGTCCATTCCCGAAAAAGAACAAAAGTCATACGCTAAAAAAATGAGGGAAGAACATGGGACAATTCCTGTTTTTCTTAAACAAAAGTTAGCTGATTCTTTTTACAATGGGTTTTGCAACAAAACTCTTTGGCCCCTATTTCATTATTTTACAGCCCATTGCGAATATTCAGACACCACATTCGATTCATACGAAGAAGCAAACTATGAATTTGCAAAAACTGTAGAAACCATTTATGAACCTGGAGACTGGGTATGGGTCCATGATTATCATTTATTTTTACTGCCTGGAATATTAAGGAATTTATTCCCAAACATAACACTTTCTTTTTTCCTACACATCCCCTTCCCCACATTTGAAATTTTCCGTTTGTTGCCAGAACGGTTTCGGACAAAAATTCTTACTGGAGTTTTAGGCGCCGATCTCATTGGATTTCATACCCAAAGTTATACACAATATTTTCTTAGATCTTTATTAAGATGTTTAGGAATAGAAAATGAACGTGGAATTATTTACTATAAAAATCACCTAACAAAAACTGGCGCATACCCAATGGGTATCAACGTTGAAAACTTTATCCAATATTCAAATTCAAAAGAATGTGATACCATCGCCAACGAAATCAACAAAAACCACAAAAATTTAAAACAAATTCTATCAGTCGATAGACTAGATTATACAAAAGGCGTATTACAAAGATTAAATGCTTTTGAACTTTTTTTAAAACAGAATCCTAATTGGCTAAAAAAATGTAAATTTGTCCTAGTATTAGTACCTTCGAGGACAGATGTTTCCTCATACCAATCAATGAAAAAAGCCATCGACGAAAAGGTGGGAGCCATCAATGGATCCTTCGGTACCTTAGATTGGACACCCATTTTATACCAATACAAAGGTTTCCCTTTCGAAGAATTAGTCCCTTTATACAAAAACACACATGTTATGTTAGTAACACCTTTCCGCGATGGAATGAACCTAGTAGCCAAAGAATTTTTAGTTTCACAAAACTGCGGTATGTTGGTTCTAAGTGAGATGGCCGGTGCTTCGGCAGAACTTCCAGAAGCAATCTTAGTAAATCCCAATGACCTTAACGGGATGGCAATTGCAATTCGAGAAGCCATTGAAATGGAAGAGAAAGAAATCCACTTTCGAAACCAAATCATGATCAACCGTTTATCTGAAAATTCAGTAATGGAATGGGCTAAAAAAATTTTTACTGATACCGAAGAACATGCAAAGAAAAATTTAACCTTTCAGACAAAATCAATTCCACCTTCTTCGCAACTTCTACTACCAAATAACAATCATCCAATTTTTATTATATTTGATTACGACGGGACTCTTGTACCCTTCGAATCCCTTCCACACTTAGCCGTACCTAAAAAAGAATTATTGGAATCTCTCGAAACCTTACTAAAAATACCAACCATCTCACTTGCCATCATCAGCGGTAGGGATAGAAAATTTTTAGAAACACATTTCCAAACTCTGCCAATTCACCTAGTAGCAGAACATGGAGCATGGCATAGGGCACCTTATGGAGAAAAGTGGAACTCTCTTTTTACTTCCAATTTAGATTGGAAAGAACAAATCAAAAGCCATTTAGATGAATTTACAAAAAGAGTTCCTGGATCCTTCACTGAAGAAAAGGAATTCTCTCTTGTATGGCATTTCCGAAATGCAGATCCCGATATAGGTTTAAATGCAGCAAGAGAAATGTTAGATGAGTTATCTCAAATATCTTCCAATACAGGTTTCTTTGTTCAAAGAGGAAACAAAATCATCGAGGTCAGAGAGTATGGAACTGGCAAAGGAAAAGCCGCAAAACAAATCTTACCCAATGCAGAGTTATACGTTTACGTTTTTGGTGATGACACAACCGATGAAGATATGTTCCGCGAGTTACCCGACTCAGCAATTTCGGTGAAAATTGGGAAATCGGAAACCATTGCCAAATACAGATTCAATCAACCTGCAGAAGTTCAAATTTGGATTCACAATTTAATTTCCCACTTAACAAGGAATACAAATGAAAAATCATAA
- a CDS encoding TetR/AcrR family transcriptional regulator, translating to MPSDKQKPASKKKIKSKPNVSRVSFTREKDFLVKTSVIDVARKMVLEHGYPALSIRTLMAALEYSPMVFYRYFPNKRALLHHLWDDIYKELLASCKVELDLQKPMKGSRIQKIALKTVDFWLKYPDKYKIVYLNPDTVEDSQDKFFVDSLSVQSYLKQLLAAIDWERKTVRFRNDMSDEDILRSMAIAVQGITHSLITVSEFPWGSHKRLCILIVDIWYKGILESQ from the coding sequence GTGCCTTCCGACAAACAAAAGCCTGCCTCGAAAAAAAAAATAAAATCTAAGCCAAATGTATCACGCGTATCCTTTACTCGAGAAAAGGATTTTTTAGTAAAGACCTCGGTCATTGATGTAGCAAGGAAAATGGTTTTGGAACATGGTTATCCTGCGCTTTCCATTCGTACACTTATGGCAGCGCTCGAGTATTCTCCGATGGTTTTTTATCGATATTTCCCAAACAAAAGGGCACTTCTCCATCATCTTTGGGATGATATCTATAAAGAATTGTTAGCAAGTTGTAAAGTGGAACTCGATTTGCAAAAACCCATGAAAGGTTCCCGGATCCAAAAGATCGCCCTGAAAACTGTCGATTTTTGGCTCAAATACCCTGATAAATATAAAATTGTTTATTTAAACCCCGACACAGTCGAAGACTCCCAAGATAAATTTTTCGTCGATTCTTTGAGCGTACAATCATACCTAAAACAACTATTAGCTGCCATTGATTGGGAACGTAAAACCGTCCGATTTCGAAACGATATGAGTGATGAGGATATCCTAAGATCTATGGCAATTGCAGTCCAAGGGATCACACATTCTTTAATCACAGTCAGTGAATTTCCTTGGGGATCACACAAACGACTTTGTATATTAATCGTAGATATTTGGTATAAAGGAATTTTAGAGTCCCAATAA
- a CDS encoding GMC family oxidoreductase N-terminal domain-containing protein, producing MKTIWEWKDYKESQEIRTKVCIIGSGCGGATLARELLLAGIDTIILEKGGFYPTATFDNWELNMAGKISGERNLQMDTNYQANLIYGNNVGGASVHYWADSYRTPVDRLNLWEEKFGIRNHTDSDLKPYWPVLEERLNVHLPKEEYYNRMNQKLRLGSNTLGWSGHPVPQARKNCQKSGHCMQGCAFGAKQSQLVTHIDEFIRNQGRLFADMEADGFELIRTEKRSKAKVLIASPKNRASGKKMDLTFRIHADIFVIAAGGFQSSALLLSNGLKKDLPALGEFFGMNASPMVHALFDEEMISYRNIPAAFGIDEFRNARFFPNGNYKEGGFMLMANQLQPATLASMIPSIGEEHFRWMKSLNHIGGTIGWIDDPEEELGRIEWKSKTKKIIAPDGPKTRKVMLDLIEKQVHLNFAVGAKEVLIPTVSGIRLTSLRDLPKIKTINLGPHSLLMAAPHPFGGCRMGENPKNSVVNSEHRVHRFENLFVADSSVFPTGPSVDPSFTIMAFSLRLADHLKEILK from the coding sequence TTGAAAACAATTTGGGAATGGAAAGATTATAAAGAATCTCAAGAAATCCGAACTAAGGTTTGTATCATTGGTTCTGGTTGCGGTGGAGCTACTCTTGCAAGAGAATTGTTGTTAGCTGGTATCGATACCATCATATTAGAAAAGGGAGGGTTTTATCCAACCGCCACATTTGACAATTGGGAACTCAATATGGCAGGTAAAATTTCAGGTGAACGAAATTTACAAATGGATACCAATTACCAAGCTAACCTTATCTATGGAAACAATGTTGGTGGCGCATCAGTGCACTATTGGGCTGACAGTTATAGAACCCCAGTAGATAGATTAAATCTTTGGGAAGAAAAATTTGGAATCCGAAACCATACAGATTCTGATTTAAAACCTTATTGGCCTGTTCTAGAGGAACGATTGAATGTACATCTTCCCAAAGAAGAATACTACAATCGAATGAACCAGAAACTCAGGTTAGGATCGAATACTTTAGGTTGGTCTGGTCACCCAGTACCGCAAGCCCGTAAAAACTGCCAAAAATCAGGTCACTGCATGCAAGGCTGTGCATTTGGGGCAAAACAATCTCAACTCGTGACCCATATTGATGAATTTATTCGAAACCAAGGAAGATTGTTTGCTGATATGGAAGCAGATGGTTTTGAACTTATCCGTACAGAAAAACGAAGTAAGGCAAAGGTATTAATTGCATCTCCTAAAAATAGAGCTTCTGGAAAAAAAATGGATCTTACGTTTAGAATCCATGCGGATATTTTCGTAATTGCAGCTGGAGGTTTTCAATCGTCAGCTTTGTTACTTAGTAATGGGTTAAAAAAAGATTTACCTGCGTTAGGTGAATTTTTCGGAATGAATGCATCGCCAATGGTGCATGCATTATTTGATGAAGAAATGATATCTTACCGAAACATACCTGCTGCTTTTGGTATCGACGAATTTAGAAATGCAAGATTCTTTCCCAATGGGAACTACAAGGAAGGCGGTTTTATGCTCATGGCAAACCAACTCCAACCTGCCACCTTAGCTTCTATGATACCTTCCATTGGGGAGGAACACTTTCGTTGGATGAAATCGCTAAATCATATAGGAGGTACAATTGGATGGATTGACGACCCAGAAGAAGAACTTGGAAGGATCGAATGGAAATCGAAAACTAAAAAGATTATCGCACCGGATGGTCCCAAAACAAGGAAGGTCATGTTAGATCTTATAGAAAAGCAAGTTCATTTGAATTTTGCTGTTGGTGCAAAAGAAGTTTTGATTCCTACCGTTTCAGGAATTCGATTAACTTCTCTGCGAGATTTACCAAAAATAAAAACGATAAACTTAGGTCCTCATTCACTTCTCATGGCAGCTCCACATCCATTTGGTGGTTGTAGAATGGGTGAAAATCCGAAAAATTCTGTGGTGAACTCGGAACATCGAGTCCACAGATTTGAGAACCTATTCGTAGCAGACTCCTCAGTGTTCCCAACAGGCCCATCGGTGGATCCAAGTTTTACAATCATGGCATTTAGTTTGCGTTTAGCGGATCATTTGAAGGAAATATTGAAATGA